The genome window GCAAGTGGATCGACGAAATCGCCACGATGGAGGCCGCCACTTTCATCTTCAGCGATGAAGAGTCCATGGTGCCCAGCCAGTTGAGCTTCTCTTTGCTCTCATCGATATCCAGCTGCGAGACGAAGTTCTCGTAGCCGGAAATCATCACCATCACCAGCAAGCCGCCAACCAGGGCCATGTCGATCAACGACAGCAGCACCAGGATCAGCTCGGACTCGGCCATCGAGAACACGCTCGGCAGCAGGTGAATCACTTCCTGGAAGAATTTCAGCGCCAGCGCCAGCAACCCCAGGGACAAGCCGAAATAGATCGGCGCCAGCAGCCAGCGCGAGGCATACATAGCATTTTCGATAAAGCGTTCCATTGAATCTCACACAGCTTGGCTAGAAATGGCGGCGAGTATACCAGCCGCTATAAGACACCTGTAACCACGAGAAAACTGACCTGTGCGGCATCTGTAAGAGAATTTTTCTGCTAGTGTCGAGCCCAATAACAACTCGGCTCGATGACGTCGGACAGGAAAAACTCAGATGATGGATGTGCGATCCCCTTTGGCCAGTATCGGCCTGTGCACGGCATTGCTGCTGGCTGGCGGCTGCTCCCCCAGCGACGAGCAGAAGCAGACCACCCTCGAAGAGAAAACCGCAAAGTTCGAACACTCCCTGGACAGCATCCAGGACCCC of Pseudomonas azotoformans contains these proteins:
- a CDS encoding TIGR00645 family protein, with amino-acid sequence MERFIENAMYASRWLLAPIYFGLSLGLLALALKFFQEVIHLLPSVFSMAESELILVLLSLIDMALVGGLLVMVMISGYENFVSQLDIDESKEKLNWLGTMDSSSLKMKVAASIVAISSIHLLRIFMDAKNVDPQHLMWYVIIHMTFVISAFAMGYLDKVTKH